A window from Balearica regulorum gibbericeps isolate bBalReg1 chromosome 1, bBalReg1.pri, whole genome shotgun sequence encodes these proteins:
- the LOC104639367 gene encoding uncharacterized protein LOC104639367 isoform X1, whose product MASEGEPGRRRCCCCAQDGQDVPKTTKPRGDSDGPRRSSLCDRHCAAINNVQGDLGCHLHHPRIPPAMSSPSCCQQHSDEVCESCVVKTTLTAENAVEANKLSNNYKFGFKKWKSHVTARPWEDRSEIVKELYSDLNVIRGSGGSTVTCGNILYLLLFGWWLSLLYVLVAATMFVTIVGAPYGRLCWNLAGYFLWPFGKVIQKEEVPKSRRALGACEAGAETSSVGESSALLGGPVPRRWRLRCWVDAGYWQCAGTVAWLCLGYPALVLAHGLVCVTAWLLVVLIPVAKLSARTATRVLLLPPERVLVRRLRMTEVPLEGEVILCCYRAVNPYYYKYAVDGINVFAVNLLPLVLVTLVLGYVDSHNRLTSSPVKFTLALLSIMPLSYYIGMAIASISAQSNFAVGAVVNATFGSITELTFYITALIKGSREGNRCYAEIVKSALTGTLVGCVLFVPGLCMVIGGIRHQEQRFNSRSAGVSSALLFLSVGGVFAPTLFSKVYGKLVCGECHNVTQNPLGHYLCHNCHFDLMENNGTLYYSHVQPLVYTVSLLLPAAYLIGLFFTLKTHSHIYDIHISDCHMPGHHHSAVVHWSRWRALVILLLSTLCMSACADLATEHISPILTNSTISQYFIGVTVLAMVPELPEIVNGIQFALQNNLSLSIEIGNCIAVQVCMLQIPILVLFTIFYPTNFMLVFSDLHVYASMFSVVLMNYIFMDGKCDYFQGTVLVMVYFILLAVYFFAPSPSGC is encoded by the exons ATGGCCAGTGAGGGTgagcccggccgccgccgctgctgctgctgcgcgCAGGATGggcagg ATGTCCCCAAGACCACCAAACCCAGAGGTGACAGTGATGGCCCCCGCCGGAGCTCCCTCTGTGACCGGCACTGTGCTGCCATCAACAACGTGCAGGGTGACCTGGGCTGCCACCTGCACCATCCCCGCATCCCCCCAG CCatgtcctccccatcctgctgccagcagcactcGGATGAAGTCTGTGAGAGCTGCGTGGTAAAAACCACCCTGACGGCCGAAAATGCTGTGGAGGCCAACAAGCTCTCCAACAACTACAAG TTTGGCTTCAAGAAATGGAAGAGCCACGTAACAGCGCGGCCCTGGGAGGACCGATCGGAGATCGTCAAGGAGCTCTACTCTGACCTCAACGTCATCCGGGGCTCTGGAG GGTCCACGGTGACGTGTGGGAACATCCTCTACCTGCTGCTCTTTGGCTGGTGGCTCTCGCTCCTCTATGTCCTCGTGGCTGCCACGATGTTTGTCACCATTGTGGGGGCTCCTTATG GGCGGCTCTGCTGGAACCTGGCTGGGTATTTCCTTTGGCCCTTTGGCAAAGTGATCCAGAAAGAGGAG GTCCCCAAATCCCGCCGGGCGCTGGGTGCGTGCGAGGCCGGCGCGGAGACGAGCAGTGTGGGGGAGAGCTCAGCCCTGCTCGGTGGCCCTGTGCCGCGCCGCTGGCGCCTGCGGTGCTGGGTGGACGCCGGATACTGG CAGTGTGCTGGCACCGTGGCGTGGCTGTGCCTGGGCTACCCAGCGCTGGTGCTGGCCCATGGGCTGGTGTGCGTCACCGCGTGGCTCCTCGTCGTCCTCATCCCCGTGGCCAAGCTCAGCGCCCGCACTGCCACCcgtgtcctgctgctgcccccggAGCGGGTGCTCGTCCGGCGCCTGAGGATG ACGGAGGTGCCGCTGGAGGGGGAGGTGATCCTCTGCTGCTACCGTGCCGTCAACCCCTACTACTACAAATATGCCGTGGACGGCATCAACGTCTTCGCAGTCA ACCTGCTGCCGCTGGTGCTGGTGACGCTGGTGCTGGGTTACGTGGACAGCCACAACCGCCTAACCAGTTCTCCCGTCAAGTTCACGTTGGCCCTGCTCTCCATCATGCCTCTCTCCTACTACATCGGGATGGCCATTGCCAG caTCTCGGCCCAGAGCAACTTTGCGGTGGGAGCTGTGGTGAACGCCACGTTCGGCTCCATCACGGAGCTCACCTTCTACATCACGGCCCTCATCAAGGGCTCGCGCGAGGGCAACCGCTGCTACGCCGAGATCGTCAAGTCGGCGTTGACGGGGACGCTGGTGGGCTGCGTCCTCTTCGTCCCG GGTCTGTGCATGGTGATCGGGGGCATCCGGCACCAGGAGCAACGGTTCAACAGCCGCTCGGCGGGTgtcagctcagccctgctcttcCTCTCGGTGGGAG GCGTCTTTGCCCCGACGCTCTTCTCCAAGGTGTACGGGAAGCTGGTGTGCGGCGAGTGCCACAACGTCACCCAGAACCCGCTGGGCCACTACCTCTGCCACAACTGTCACTTTGACCTG ATGGAGAACAACGGCACCCTCTACTACAGTCACGTCCA ACCCCTGGTGTACACAGtgtccctcctgctccctgctgcctACCTCATCGGTCTCTTCTTCACCCTGAAAACTCACTCACACATCTACGACATCCACATCAGCGACTGTCACA TGCCTGGCCACCACCACAGTGCTGTGGTCCACTGGTCTCGCTGGCGGGCCCTGGTCATCCTCCTGCTCTCCACCCTCTGTATGTCAGCCTGTGCTGACCTGGCCACGGAGCACATCAGCCCCATCCTCACCAACTCCACCATCTCACAG TACTTCATTGGTGTCACTGTGCTGGCGATGGTACCTGAGCTGCCAGAGATCGTCAATGGCATCCAGTTTGCCCTGCAGAACAACCTGAGTCTGAG CATCGAGATTGGGAACTGCATCGCTGTCCAGGTCTGCATGCTCCAGATCCCCATCCTGGTGCTCTTCACCATCTTCTAC CCGACCAACTTCATGCTTGTCTTCAGTGACCTCCACGTCTACGCCAGCATGTTCAGCGTGGTGCTCATGAACTACATCTTCATGGATGGCAAATGTGACTACTTTCAAG GCACGGTGCTGGTGATGGTCTACTTCATCCTCCTGGCTGTGTATTTCTTCGCCCCATCGCCCAGTGGTTGCTGA
- the LOC104639367 gene encoding uncharacterized protein LOC104639367 isoform X2, giving the protein MASEDVPKTTKPRGDSDGPRRSSLCDRHCAAINNVQGDLGCHLHHPRIPPAMSSPSCCQQHSDEVCESCVVKTTLTAENAVEANKLSNNYKFGFKKWKSHVTARPWEDRSEIVKELYSDLNVIRGSGGSTVTCGNILYLLLFGWWLSLLYVLVAATMFVTIVGAPYGRLCWNLAGYFLWPFGKVIQKEEVPKSRRALGACEAGAETSSVGESSALLGGPVPRRWRLRCWVDAGYWQCAGTVAWLCLGYPALVLAHGLVCVTAWLLVVLIPVAKLSARTATRVLLLPPERVLVRRLRMTEVPLEGEVILCCYRAVNPYYYKYAVDGINVFAVNLLPLVLVTLVLGYVDSHNRLTSSPVKFTLALLSIMPLSYYIGMAIASISAQSNFAVGAVVNATFGSITELTFYITALIKGSREGNRCYAEIVKSALTGTLVGCVLFVPGLCMVIGGIRHQEQRFNSRSAGVSSALLFLSVGGVFAPTLFSKVYGKLVCGECHNVTQNPLGHYLCHNCHFDLMENNGTLYYSHVQPLVYTVSLLLPAAYLIGLFFTLKTHSHIYDIHISDCHMPGHHHSAVVHWSRWRALVILLLSTLCMSACADLATEHISPILTNSTISQYFIGVTVLAMVPELPEIVNGIQFALQNNLSLSIEIGNCIAVQVCMLQIPILVLFTIFYPTNFMLVFSDLHVYASMFSVVLMNYIFMDGKCDYFQGTVLVMVYFILLAVYFFAPSPSGC; this is encoded by the exons ATGGCCAGTGAGG ATGTCCCCAAGACCACCAAACCCAGAGGTGACAGTGATGGCCCCCGCCGGAGCTCCCTCTGTGACCGGCACTGTGCTGCCATCAACAACGTGCAGGGTGACCTGGGCTGCCACCTGCACCATCCCCGCATCCCCCCAG CCatgtcctccccatcctgctgccagcagcactcGGATGAAGTCTGTGAGAGCTGCGTGGTAAAAACCACCCTGACGGCCGAAAATGCTGTGGAGGCCAACAAGCTCTCCAACAACTACAAG TTTGGCTTCAAGAAATGGAAGAGCCACGTAACAGCGCGGCCCTGGGAGGACCGATCGGAGATCGTCAAGGAGCTCTACTCTGACCTCAACGTCATCCGGGGCTCTGGAG GGTCCACGGTGACGTGTGGGAACATCCTCTACCTGCTGCTCTTTGGCTGGTGGCTCTCGCTCCTCTATGTCCTCGTGGCTGCCACGATGTTTGTCACCATTGTGGGGGCTCCTTATG GGCGGCTCTGCTGGAACCTGGCTGGGTATTTCCTTTGGCCCTTTGGCAAAGTGATCCAGAAAGAGGAG GTCCCCAAATCCCGCCGGGCGCTGGGTGCGTGCGAGGCCGGCGCGGAGACGAGCAGTGTGGGGGAGAGCTCAGCCCTGCTCGGTGGCCCTGTGCCGCGCCGCTGGCGCCTGCGGTGCTGGGTGGACGCCGGATACTGG CAGTGTGCTGGCACCGTGGCGTGGCTGTGCCTGGGCTACCCAGCGCTGGTGCTGGCCCATGGGCTGGTGTGCGTCACCGCGTGGCTCCTCGTCGTCCTCATCCCCGTGGCCAAGCTCAGCGCCCGCACTGCCACCcgtgtcctgctgctgcccccggAGCGGGTGCTCGTCCGGCGCCTGAGGATG ACGGAGGTGCCGCTGGAGGGGGAGGTGATCCTCTGCTGCTACCGTGCCGTCAACCCCTACTACTACAAATATGCCGTGGACGGCATCAACGTCTTCGCAGTCA ACCTGCTGCCGCTGGTGCTGGTGACGCTGGTGCTGGGTTACGTGGACAGCCACAACCGCCTAACCAGTTCTCCCGTCAAGTTCACGTTGGCCCTGCTCTCCATCATGCCTCTCTCCTACTACATCGGGATGGCCATTGCCAG caTCTCGGCCCAGAGCAACTTTGCGGTGGGAGCTGTGGTGAACGCCACGTTCGGCTCCATCACGGAGCTCACCTTCTACATCACGGCCCTCATCAAGGGCTCGCGCGAGGGCAACCGCTGCTACGCCGAGATCGTCAAGTCGGCGTTGACGGGGACGCTGGTGGGCTGCGTCCTCTTCGTCCCG GGTCTGTGCATGGTGATCGGGGGCATCCGGCACCAGGAGCAACGGTTCAACAGCCGCTCGGCGGGTgtcagctcagccctgctcttcCTCTCGGTGGGAG GCGTCTTTGCCCCGACGCTCTTCTCCAAGGTGTACGGGAAGCTGGTGTGCGGCGAGTGCCACAACGTCACCCAGAACCCGCTGGGCCACTACCTCTGCCACAACTGTCACTTTGACCTG ATGGAGAACAACGGCACCCTCTACTACAGTCACGTCCA ACCCCTGGTGTACACAGtgtccctcctgctccctgctgcctACCTCATCGGTCTCTTCTTCACCCTGAAAACTCACTCACACATCTACGACATCCACATCAGCGACTGTCACA TGCCTGGCCACCACCACAGTGCTGTGGTCCACTGGTCTCGCTGGCGGGCCCTGGTCATCCTCCTGCTCTCCACCCTCTGTATGTCAGCCTGTGCTGACCTGGCCACGGAGCACATCAGCCCCATCCTCACCAACTCCACCATCTCACAG TACTTCATTGGTGTCACTGTGCTGGCGATGGTACCTGAGCTGCCAGAGATCGTCAATGGCATCCAGTTTGCCCTGCAGAACAACCTGAGTCTGAG CATCGAGATTGGGAACTGCATCGCTGTCCAGGTCTGCATGCTCCAGATCCCCATCCTGGTGCTCTTCACCATCTTCTAC CCGACCAACTTCATGCTTGTCTTCAGTGACCTCCACGTCTACGCCAGCATGTTCAGCGTGGTGCTCATGAACTACATCTTCATGGATGGCAAATGTGACTACTTTCAAG GCACGGTGCTGGTGATGGTCTACTTCATCCTCCTGGCTGTGTATTTCTTCGCCCCATCGCCCAGTGGTTGCTGA
- the KLHDC10 gene encoding kelch domain-containing protein 10, with the protein MSAADGARAGVKEGPAGAAGGGCGLLNHFVQLSGRPRSAGHRSPPARSGHRCVADNANLYVFGGYNPDYDESGGPENEDYPLFRELWRYNFATDTWHQMGTEGYMPRELASMSLVLHGNNLLVFGGTGIPFGESNGNDVHVCNVKYKRWALLSCRGKKPNRIYGQAMAIINGCLYVFGGTTGYIYSTDLHKLDLNTREWVQLKPNNMSCDMPEERYRHEIAHDGQRIYILGGGTSWTAYSLDKIHAYNLETNTWEEIATKPHEKVGFPAARRCHSCVQIKNDAFVCGGYNGEVILGDVWKLNLQTFQWVKLPAAMPEPVYFHCAAVTPAGCMYVHGGVINIHENKRTGSLFKMWLVVPSLLELSWEKLLAYFPHLATLSRSQLLHLGLTQGLVERLK; encoded by the exons GCCATAGATCTCCACCAGCAAGAAGTGGCCATCGTTGCGTGGCGGATAATGCCAACTTGTATGTGTTTGGAGGCTACAATCCTGACTATGATGAATCCGGTGGGCCAGAGAATGAAGACTACCCACTCTTCAGGGAACTCTGGCGGTACAACTTTGCTACAGACACCTGGCATCAGATGGGCACTGAAGGCTACATGCCCAGGGAACTAGCCTCCATGTCAC TTGTATTACATGGCAACAACCTGCTTGTGTTCGGGGGCACCGGGATCCCCTTTGGGGAGAGCAATGGCAACGACGTCCATGTCTGCAATGTCAAGTACAAAAGATGGGCTCTGCTCAGCTGCCGAGGAAAGAAACCCAATCGAATCTACGGCCAG GCCATGGCCATCATCAATGGTTGTCTCTACGTGTTTGGAGGAACAACTGGTTACATTTACAGTACCGACCTACACAAACTAGACCTCAACACTAGAGAGTGGGTCCAGCTGAAACCAAACAATATGTCCTGTGACATGCCAGAGGAGAG GTACAGACATGAAATCGCACATGATGGTCAACGGATTTATATCTTGGGAGGTGGAACTTCCTGGACAGCTTATTCCTTAGATAAG ATCCACGCATACAACCTTGAAACCAACACCTGGGAGGAAATTGCTACAAAACCTCATGAAAAAGTCG GCTTCCCAGCAGCCAGAAGATGCCACAGCTGCGTTCAGATAAAAAATG ATGCGTTCGTTTGTGGAGGCTATAACGGAGAAGTGATTCTGGGAGACGTTTGGAAGCTGAATCTGCAAACTTTCCAGTGGGTCAAGCTCCCAGCTGCCATGCCGGAACCAGTGTATTTTCACTGTGCTGCTGTCACACCA GCTGGCTGCATGTATGTTCACGGAGGGGTGATCAACATCCATGAAAACAAACGGACTGGCTCTCTGTTTAAAATGTGGCTGGTGGTACCCAGCCTGCTGGAACTGTCGTGGGAGAAGCTCCTGGCATATTTCCCTCATCTAGCAACTCTTTCCAGATCTCAGCTTTTGCACCTTGGACTGACGCAGGGACTTGTTGAGCGACTAAAATGA